The proteins below are encoded in one region of Pygocentrus nattereri isolate fPygNat1 chromosome 13, fPygNat1.pri, whole genome shotgun sequence:
- the scn4aa gene encoding sodium channel protein type 4 subunit alpha A, with product MASLVPPTGREAFRRFTPESLAEIERLIQERKSEKQVEGAEPEPKAPSGDLEAGKNLPMIYGDAPEDLLNTPLEDIDPFYKTQKTFIVISKGNTIYRFNAEPACYILSPFNPVRRGAIKILIHSLFSMFIMITILANCVFMTMSNPPTWSKTVEYVFTGIYTFEATVKVLSRGFCIGSFTFLRDPWNWLDFMVISMAYITEFVDLGNVSALRTFRVLRALKTITVIPGLKTIVGALIQSVKKMVDVMILTVFALAVFALIGLQLFMGNLRHKCIRWPISNSTMDEFNSTLAYNTTFVNSTFDFKAYTENEENQYFLDGSLDALLCGNSSDAGKCPEGYTCMKAGRNPNYGYTSYDSFGWAFLALFRLMTQDYWENLFQLTLRAAGKTYMIFFVVVIFLGSFYLINLILAVVAMAYDEQNEATQAEAREKEEEFQRLMEQLKNQEQQLQADSKASLASLTNQSQGSEMADDGDDVIKDCNGRVIPRLIVRAPSMKAPAPEEEMMDDKSMSSKHSMMYLEQPGLAKKAASQLSVLTNAMEELEEAQRPCPPGWYKFADTFLKWDCCAPWIFFKKWVNFVVMDPFVDLGITICIVLNTLFMAMEHYPMSHDFEHVLSVGNLVFTGIFTAEMVFKLIAMDPYYYFQVGWNIFDSIIVTLSLVELGLANVQGLSVLRSFRLLRVFKLAKSWPTLNMLIKIIGNSVGALGNLTLVLAIIVFIFAVVGMQLFGKSYKDCVCKIAQDCELPRWHMNDFFHSFLIVFRILCGEWIETMWDCMEVAGAGMCLVVFMMVMVIGNLVVLNLFLALLLSSFSGDNLAAGDDDGEMNNLQIAIGRITRGIDWVKAFFVGLVRRILGRKPADDDGGGGQGGDGDKKDTLALNHLDGGKMADGLTNCLESPTLNVPIAKGESDVEDDEESEDSSDEGTKSEKKGGLNDEESSMCSTVDYRPPEPPPEEEEEEEPEPDDPEACFTENCVRRCPCLNVDITQGKGKSWWNLRRTCYTIVEHDYFETFIIFMILLSSGALAFEDIYIERRRVIKIILEYADKVFTYIFIVEMLLKWVAYGFKTYFTNAWCWLDFLIVDVSLISLTANLLGYSELGPIKSLRTLRALRPLRALSRFEGMRVVVNALVGAIPSIMNVLLVCLIFWLIFSIMGVNLFAGKFYRCINTTTDELFPIEEVNNKSDCMELMSTNEARWVNVKVNYDNVGLGYLSLLQVATFKGWMDIMYAAVDSREVEEQPSYEINIYMYLYFVIFIIFGSFFTLNLFIGVIIDNFNQQKQKFGGEDLFMTEEQKKYYNAMKKLGSKKPVKPIPRPSNMIQGIVFDFITQQFFDIFIMVLICLNMVTMMVETDDQSQEKEDVLYQINLIFIVVFTGECVLKMFALRQYFFTVGWNVFDFIVVILSIAGLMLSDIIEKYFVSPTLFRVIRLARIGRVLRLIRGAKGIRTLLFALMMSLPALFNIGLLLFLIMFIFSIFGMSNFAYVKKQAGIDDIFNFETFGNSIICLFEITTSAGWDGLLLPMLNSGPPDCDPDVENPGSDVRGNCGNPGMGIMFFCSYIIMSFLVVVNMYIAIILENFNVAQEESSDPLCEEDFEMFDETWEKFDVEGTQFLDYDRVFDFVDALQEPLRIPKPNRLRLVSMDLPVVTGDKIHCLDILLAVTQEVLGDTTEMAAMRVSIEAKFMMNNPSPASFEPITTTLKRKEEERAATVIQRSYRKHLLKRSIRHASFMRRSRRKKVRRQEDEEPPETEGLIACKMNALYGSNPELAMALELQARPMRSNPTSSRLMVPVTYRRPQGRMMVVPVEVTNEVVLRSAPTARRDLSSSEAAALRESIV from the exons ATGGCAAGCCTGGTCCCTCCCACAGGCAGAGAAGCGTTCCGCCGCTTCACCCCGGAGTCACTGGCGGAGATCGAGAGGCTCATCCAGGAGAGGAAAAGCGAGAAGCAAGTAGAGGGAGCAGAGCCAGAGCCAAAGGCACCTAGCGGTGACCTGGAGGCAGGGAAGAATCTGCCTATGATCTATGGAGATGCACCAGAGGACCTGCTCAACACACCCCTAGAGGACATAGACCCCTtctacaaaacacagaaa ACGTTCATTGTAATTAGCAAAGGAAACACAATCTACAGGTTCAACGCAGAACCAGCCTGCTACATTCTCAGCCCATTTAACCCCGTCAGAAGAGGAGCCATTAAAATTCTCATACATTC GTTATTCAGCATGTTCATCATGATTACCATTCTCGCCAACTGTGTGTTCATGACCATGAGCAACCCTCCTACCTGGAGTAAAACTGTGGA ATATGTTTTTACTGGTATATATACCTTCGAAGCGACAGTCAAAGTGTTGTCGAGAGGTTTCTGTATTGGAAGTTTTACATTCCTTCGTGATCCATGGAATTGGCTGGATTTCATGGTGATCAGCATGGC GTACATCACAGAGTTTGTTGATCTTGGCAATGTGTCAGCACTTAGGACCTTCCGTGTACTCAGAGCTCTTAAAACAATCACTGTTATTCCTG GTCTGAAGACTATTGTCGGAGCTCTGATCCAGTCGGTTAAGAAGATGGTGGACGTGATGATTCTCACCGTCTTTGCCCTTGCTGTATTCGCCCTCATTGGCCTGCAGCTGTTTATGGGAAACCTGCGCCATAAGTGCATACGGTGGCCCATCTCCAACAGCACCATGGACGAGTTCAACTCCACCCTGGCCTACAACACCACCTTTGTCAACAGCACTTTTGACTTCAAAGcctacactgaaaatgaag AAAACCAGTACTTTCTTGATGGCAGCCTGGATGCCTTACTATGTGGCAACAGTTCTGATGCTGG AAAGTGCCCAGAAGGTTACACTTGTATGAAAGCTGGGAGGAACCCAAACTACGGCTACACCAGCTACGACTCCTTCGGCTGGGCCTTTCTTGCCCTCTTTAGGCTCATGACGCAGGACTACTGGGAGAATCTCTTTCAGCTG ACTCTGCGTGCCGCTGGGAAGACCTACATGATCTTCTTTGTGGTGGTCATATTCCTGGGATCCTTCTACCTCATCAACCTGATCCTGGCTGTAGTTGCCATGGCATATGATGAACAGAACGAGGCCACGCAGGCTGAGGCCcgtgagaaagaggaagagttTCAGAGACTGATGGAGCAACTCAAGAACCAAGAGCAACAG TTGCAAGCTGATAGTAAGGCGTCTTTGGCCAGTCTGACAAATCAAAGCCAGGGGTCAGAAATGGCAGACGATGGGGATGATGTCATAAAGGACTGCAATGGCAGGGTCATCCCCCGTCTGATCGTCAGAGCTCCGTCTATGAAAGCG CCAGCACCAGAAGAGGAAATGATGGACGATAAGTCCATGTCTTCCAAACATAGCATGATGTACCTGGAACAGCCCGGACTGGCCAAAAAAGCAGCCAGCCAGCTCAGTGTGCTGACCAATGCTATGGAAG agctggaggaggccCAGAGGCCTTGTCCTCCAGGCTGGTATAAGTTTGCAGATACCTTCTTGAAGTGGGACTGTTGTGCACCCTGGATCTTCTTCAAGAAATGGGTTAATTTTGTGGTAATGGATCCTTTCGTGGACCTGGGCATCACTATTTGCATTGTGCTGAATACGCTGTTCATGGCTATGGAACACTATCCCATGAGTCATGACTTTGAACATGTGCTCAGCGTCGGGAACTTG GTGTTCACCGGCATCTTTACCGCTGAAATGGTGTTTAAGCTCATTGCCATGGACCCCTACTACTACTTCCAAGTGGGCTGGAACATCTTCGACAGCATCATCGTCACTCTCAGTCTAGTGGAGTTGGGGCTGGCTAATGTGCAGGGCCTGTCTGTCCTCAGGTCCTTCCGTTTG CTGCGTGTCTTCAAGCTGGCCAAATCCTGGCCCACACTCAACATGCTGATCAAGATCATCGGCAACTCAGTGGGAGCTCTGGGGAACCTGACTCTGGTGTTGGCGATCATCGTCTTCATCTTTGCCGTGGTGGGCATGCAGCTGTTCGGCAAGAGCTACAAGGACTGTGTGTGTAAGATCGCACAGGACTGTGAGTTGCCCCGCTGGCACATGAATGACTTCTTCCACTCGTTCCTCATTGTCTTCCGTATCCTGTGTGGGGAGTGGATCGAGACCATGTGGGACTGCATGGAGGTGGCCGGTGCAGGGATGTGCCTGGTGGTCTTCATGATGGTCATGGTCATAGGAAACCTGGTG GTGCTGAACCTGTTCCTTGCTTTGCTGCTCAGCTCGTTCAGTGGGGACAATCTCGCAGCAGGTGATGACGACGGGGAGATGAACAACCTTCAGATCGCCATCGGCCGCATCACTAGGGGCATAGACTGGGTCAAGGCCTTCTTTGTTGGCCTTGTCCGCCGGATCCTGGGCAGAAAACCTGCTGATGATGACGGGGGAGGAGGACAAGGAGGTGATGGGGACAAAAAGGATACTCTTGCCTTAAACCACCTTGATGGAGGGAAGATGGCAGATGGTTTGACCAACTGTCTGGAGTCTCCAACGCTGAACGTGCCCATTGCCAAGGGGGAGTCTGATGTTGAAGATGACGAAGAGTCAGAGGATTCGTCAGATGAGGGGACCAAGAGCGAAAAGAAG GGTGGTCTCAATGATGAAGAATCTTCAATGTGCAGCACAGTAGACTACAGGCCTCCAGAGCCCCCAcctgaggaagaagaggaggaggagccaGAGCCTGATGATCCAGAGGCCTGTTTTACTGAAA ACTGCGTGAGGCGATGTCCATGTCTAAATGTGGACATCACGCAGGGCAAGGGAAAGAGTTGGTGGAATCTGCGCAGAACCTGCTACACCATTGTGGAGCACGACTACTTTGAGACCTTCATCATCTTCATGATTCTCCTCAGCAGTGGAGCACTG GCCTTTGAGGACATTTATATTGAGCGCCGGAGGGTGATCAAGATCATCTTGGAGTATGCCGATAAAGTCTTCACATATATTTTCATAGTAGAGATGTTGCTGAAGTGGGTTGCATACGGCTTTAAGACTTACTTCACCAATGCCTGGTGTTGGCTGGATTTTCTTATTGTTGAT GTGTCACTTATCAGTTTAACAGCCAATCTGTTGGGCTATTCTGAGCTGGGACCAATCAAATCACTCAGAACTCTCAGGGCTCTTCGACCTCTACGTGCTCTGTCCAGATTTGAAGGAATGAGG GTGGTGGTGAACGCGTTGGTGGGTGCCATTCCTTCCATCATGAACGTGCTGCTGGTGTGTCTAATCTTCTGGCTCATCTTCAGCATCATGGGGGTGAATCTTTTTGCTGGAAAGTTCTACCGCTGCATTAACACCACCACAGATGAGCTTTTCCCCATCGAGGAAGTGAACAACAAGAGCGACTGCATGGAACTAATGTCCACCAATGAGGCACGCTGGGTCAATGTCAAGGTCAACTACGACAATGTGGGACTGGGCTACCTCTCCCTGCTGCAAGTG GCTACATTCAAAGGCTGGATGGACATCATGTATGCTGCAGTGGATTCCAGAGAG GTAGAGGAGCAGCCGTCATATGAGATCAACATCTACATGTACCTGTACTTTGTCATCTTCATCATATTTGGCTCCTTCTTCACTCTCAACCTCTTCATTGGTGTCATCATTGACAACTTCAATCAGCAAAAGCAAAAG TTTGGAGGAGAAGATCTCTTCATGACAGAGGAACAGAAAAAGTACTACAACGCCATGAAGAAGCTGGGTTCCAAGAAGCCAGTCAAGCCCATACCGCGCCCTTCG AATATGATCCAGGGCATAGTTTTTGATTTCATCACCCAACAGTTCTTTGATATCTTCATTATGGTGCTCATTTGCCTCAACATGGTGACCATGATGGTGGAGACAGATGACCAGAGTCAAGAGAAAGAGGATGTTCTTTACCAGATCAACCTAATTTTCATTGTTGTCTTCACTGGGGAGTGTGTGCTTAAGATGTTTGCGCTCAGACAATACTTCTTCACTGTCGGATGGAATGTCTTTGATTTCATCGTTGTCATCCTTTCTATAGCTG GTCTCATGCTGTCGGACATAATTGAGAAGTACTTTGTGTCCCCCACTCTATTCCGTGTCATCCGCTTGGCCAGGATCGGTCGTGTGCTCCGTCTCATCAGAGGAGCGAAGGGCATTAGGACGCTTTTATTTGCCCTGATGATGTCACTGCCCGCCCTTTTCAATATCGGCCTACTTCTGTTCCTGATCATGTTCATCTTCTCCATTTTTGGAATGTCTAATTTTGCCTATGTGAAAAAGCAGGCTGGCATTGATGACATTTTTAACTTTGAGACCTTTGGAAATAGCATCATCTGCCTGTTTGAGATCACTACTTCAGCTGGTTGGGACGGGCTTCTGCTCCCCATGCTCAACAGCGGTCCTCCTGACTGTGACCCTGACGTTGAAAACCCTGGATCAGATGTGAGGGGAAACTGTGGGAATCCAGGCATGGGTATTATGTTCTTTTGCAGTTACATTATCATGTCCTTCTTAGTGGTGGTGAACATGTACATTGCCATCATCCTGGAGAACTTCAACGTGGCCCAAGAGGAGAGTAGCGACCCACTGTGTGAGGAGGACTTTGAGATGTTTGACGAGACTTGGGAGAAGTTTGATGTCGAAGGCACACAATTTCTGGACTATGACCGTGTGTTCGACTTCGTCGATGCACTGCAGGAACCTTTGCGTATTCCCAAACCCAACAGACTCAGACTGGTCAGCATGGATCTGCCTGTTGTAACGGGAGACAAAATCCACTGCCTGGACATTCTGCTGGCGGTCACTCAAGAGGTCCTGGGTGACACCACTGAGATGGCAGCCATGAGGGTGAGTATCGAGGCCAAGTTCATGATGAACAACCCCAGTCCTGCCTCCTTTGagcccatcaccaccactttgaagaggaaagaggaagaacGGGCAGCCACAGTGATACAGAGATCGTACCGCAAACATCTCCTCAAACGCTCCATCCGGCATGCCAGCTTCATGCGCCGGTCCAGGAGGAAGAAGGTGAGGCGGCAGGAGGACGAGGAACCGCCAGAAACGGAAGGCCTGATAGCGTGCAAGATGAACGCCCTTTACGGCAGCAACCCAGAGCTGGCTATGGCTCTGGAGCTTCAGGCCAGACCTATGCGATCCAACCCCACTTCATCAAGGCTGATGGTCCCAGTGACCTACCGCCGACCACAAGGCCGAATGATGGTAGTCCCGGTAGAGGTCACAAATGAGGTAGTTCTCCGTTCTGCACCCACAGCCAGACGGGACCTCTCAAGCTCAGAGGCGGCAGCACTGAGGGAATCAATAGTATAG